The segment TTCAGTCCAGTTCGGCACTGAACCCGTACACCAACGTCGAGGGAGTCACAAGCCGCCGAAACCTTGTCTTGGACAACATGATCGAAACCATCCCGAACCGAGCCGCAGAATTCGAGGCCGCCAAATCCGAGCCATTGGGGGTGCTGGCCGAGCCCAACACCCTCCCACGTGGATGCATCGCCGCCGGTGATCGAGGGTTCTTCTGCGACTACGCACTCCAATATCTTGAGGACGCCGGTATCAGCCGCGAGCAGATCGACGAGGGCGGTTATCTGATCAAAACGACTCTCGACCCGGCGGTGCAGAACTCGACCCAGGCCGCACTGACCGCGAACACAGATCCCGACCTCGACGGTGTCGCCACCGTGATGAATGTCGTCGCACCCGGACAGGACGAACACCGCATCCTCGCCATGGGCAGTAGTCGCACCTACGGACTCGATGCCGACGCCGACGAAACGGTTCAGCCGCAACCGTATTCACTCGTAGGCAACGGCGCCGGGTCGATCTTCAAGATATTCACCACTGCCGCCGCGATGGAACGCGGACTCGGCACCAACGCCACACTGCAGGTTCCCCGGCGCGTCGAGGTCAGGGGGTTGGGCGACGGCGGCGCGCGTAACTGCCCGGCGGGCGCTTACTGCGTGGAGAACGTCGGAAACTACCCACCGGCGCTGACGGTCACCGACGCACTGGCGCAATCACCGAACACGGCGTTCGTGAAGTTGCTCGAGTCCGTCGGTGTCACACCGACAGTCGACATGGCAGTGCGGCTAGGGCTTCGCTCCTACACCCTCCCCGGCTCGTCTGGATTCGACGAGCAGAGCATGGCCGACCTCCAGAAAGAGCAAAGCCTCGGCTCGTTCACACTCGGACCTACCTGGGTCAACCCGCTCGAGCTGTCCAACGTCGCAGCTACCCTCGCCTCGGGAGGTACTTGGTGCCCGCCGAACCCGATCGACTCCATCTCCGACCGCGAGGGTGTAGCTGTACCGGTCACACAACAAGCGTGCGAGCAGGTCGTCGAACCCGGCCTGGCCAACACACTCGCCAACGCGATGAGCAAGGACGACCAACCCGGAGGAACCTCGGCATCGGCGGCCGGGTCCGTGGGCTGGACGCTGCCGATGTCCGGGAAAACCGGCACTACCGAATCCAACCGATCCTCGGGCTTCCTCGGCTTCACCAACCGCTACGCCGCCGCCGTCTACACCTACGGTGACTCACCGACACCGGGCCAGATCTGCTCCTTCCCACTGCGGCCCTGCAGCTCCGGGAACCTCTACGGCGGTAACGAACCCGCACGAACCTGGTACGACGCGATGGACCCAATCGCCACGAACTTCGGCCCCATCGAGCTGCCACCGGTCGACGACAAATACGTCCGCGGCTCCGCCAACGGCCAAGTACCTGAGGTCAGCGGCATGAGCCAGTCGTCGGCCACATCGAGATTGGAAGCAGCAGAATTCTAGGTGACCGTCGTCACCACCACCGGTCAGGGCGCTCGCGGTACCGCTACCGGCACATCCCCATCCGGCGCGGCGATCCCGGGATCGCTGATCACGCTGTACATCAGTGACGGCTCCCCCGCCCCCGACCGCACGCCCACGCCAGCGCCGCCCAGTATCGACATTCCCGGCCTGCCGCTACCGCCGCCGCGGTGATCACCCACGACACTCACCCTTGAGACCCCCGCGCACGAAAGGAAACGCCATCACAGTCAGCCGTCGACAACTGCTCACAGCCGCAGCGGTTTTGCCGCTCACAGTCAGCTGCACCATCAACACCGCCGACAGACAATCCCCCAGCCTCGCACCGAGCAGTAACGCATCTCCCGCACGGTCCCCGGCCGTGAGCGCACCGAGCAGTCGATCATCGGCCCCGGTGAATCCGGGGCGGTGGATGCCGACAGCTGGCGAAGTGATGCCCGAGATCAAACGCGCAGCGACGAGCTTCCTCGAAGCAGGTGGCAGCTGGAGCGAGGGAGGAGGAGTACTCGACAGCTTGCGCACCGCAGGGGTATCGCTCGAAGTCGCGGCGACGGCAGCACTGCTTCAACCCGACGAGGCCCTCGCCAGCACCCTGCGAGTGGTGTATCCGCAGTACGCCGGAATCGGTCCAGAGAGTGCTGCAGTGATCGTGCTGTTCGACCAACTCCTACAACGCCCCACGCTCGCGCAGCCGGCTGAGACGACCCGGCAGATGGCACTCGATATCCGGCTCAAGCGCGACATCGCCGCTGGCGCGGCCTGGACGGTGGAAAAGATCAACCCTTTGACCTCTCTTGGGTCCCCAGTACCACTGACCGCCGCTGCGTCGTCGGTGCTGAGCAGCCCTCGCATCACGCTCTCCGAGCCTGCACGACTCGACATCGGAACCGGACGCATCAACAACAATGTGCTCCAGATCATGCTCGGACTTGCCGATCGATTCACCTACGCAGTGCAGGTGATGCACACCGGTCACATCCAGACCGTCTTCCCGCACCCGCGCTTGTCCAACCACGCAGTGGGACGAGCGGTGGACATCCGAGAAATCAACGGTCGGCGCGTTGTCGACGATCCCTTCAACAACCCAACGATCTCCGAATTCGTCACTGCGGCAGCCCTACTGGGCGCAACCGAGGTCGGAGGTCCGACCGACCTCAACGGTGACCGTCCAGGATTCTTCACCGACGACGTGCACAGCGACCACGTCCACGTCGGCATCACCCCGGGCGACGCACCGGCGCATCTGCGATGACACCGAACCGGATGGGCACTTCGGCCTGACCTGCCCGAAATACTATGCTGGTTAGTAGTTGAGTGCTCGCCACGGCGAGGCGGGTGAAGGTGTCGGAATTGTTCGCACTCAGCCGATACCGATCGTCGGTGCGATGTCGCTGCCACGGCTGTTCGCCGCCGAACGATCCGCGCTCGTACATCGCCTCAGTGATTGGAGATTAAGTGAATGGAGATGAAGGTCGATGCGTCTACGTCGTCCCGCACATACCGCCCGAGCAGTCACGTCCACCTCAGCCGCCGTATCCGGTCATGTTCACCGCGCCTGACCGGGAGATCACTTGGCGTTGACGCTCAAGCGATTACATCACCGAGCCCTCATCGACAGAACGAGAACCGCACTTTATGTCCATCTCGCTTTCCCGCATCCTGCTGCCGTCTCTGATCGCAGCTCTGTCCCTCGTTGGATGTTCCGCTCCGGCAGCGACTGACGGCGCGGCCGATCCGGCAGTGGTCGACTTCACCTCCTCACTGGCTCATGTGCACGGATTGCACGTCAACGCCGATGGCACCGTCCTCGCTGGTAGCCACACAGGACTCTTCGCCATCGGTTCGTCCGGAAACCTGACCAGGGTCGGCTCTTCCGACGATGACTTCATGGGTTTGTCGGGTGTACCGGCCACCGATACCCTCTTCACCTCCGGTCATCCCGGCGAATCCAGCACGGCGGCGAACCCACTGGGACTGCGTAGCAGCAATGACGGCGGAATGTCGTGGTCGGATCGGTCACTGGAGGGACAAGTCGACTTCCACGCGCTGGCTGCCGATGGACGCATCCTCGTCGGATTCGATGGCAGTACCGGTCTACTCGTCTCCGCCGACAGCGGCTCCACCTGGACTCCCGGCGCCGCTGCGCCCGCGGCGTCGTTGGCGATTACGAGCTCCGGAGTATGGGCGGTGACACCTGATGGACTTCAGCACAGCACCGACACGGCCCGAACATTCTCTCCTGTCCTCGACGCACCGAACTTGGTATTGCTCGCCGGTGCCGGCGATGCACTGTGGGGGATCGACACCGACGGATACGCCTGGCGTAGTCGCAACGGCGCCGATTGGCAGAAGCGTTCCGCAACCGGGTCCGTCGAGGCATTGACCGCGGTCGACTACGACACCGCCTACGCAGCCAGCCCCCAGGCGTTGTACACACTGACGTAACTCGGCCCGGTCGAGACCAGCCCGACAACAGATAGCGACATTTCGACGCGACCGCAGGCGGTCACCCGCGCGGCTGATGCGGGCGCTTGCTGTCGCTTGCCAGGGTGATGGGACCACCTGATTGCCAGTGGGTAGGGACCACCGTGGCGCGTTATTGAGGATGCTCGTTGTCGGTGGTGGCGTCAACTGTTCCGGGTCGGGTGCGTTGGCGGTAGGACGGTCCTTCGATGACGAGGGTGTGCGCGGTGGAGGTCAGTCGGTCGATGGCGGATTGAGCGAGGAGGGTGTCGGCGGTCATGGTCAGCCACTCCGCCGGCTCCCGGTTGGAGGTGACGATGGTGGTCTTCTTGCGGTGGCGTTCGACGATGAGTTCGTAGAAGTCGCTGGTTTCGGTGGCATCGAGTGGGCGCAGCGCGAAGTCGTCGATGATCAGGACTTCGATGGCGGTCAGTCGCCGGATTTCGGCGTCGACGGTGTTGTCGAGTCGGGCCGCTCGGAGTCGGGTGAACAGTTTGTCCGATCGTGCGAACAGGACACTGTGTCGACGGCGGATGGCCATGTGTCCCAATGCTGTTGCCAGATGCGTCTTGCCGACTCCGACGGGTCCGAGGATGATCGCGGACTGGTGAGCATCGAGGAAGCGTAGTGAGGTCAGATCTCCGAGCAGGGTCCGGTCGTATCGGAGATCGTCGTGGGTGTTCCAGTCCTCGAACGCCATCGCCGGATCCAGTCCTGCTTTGGTCGATCGCAATGTCGCCGAACGGGAGTCGCGGCGGTTGACTTCGTCGGAGAGGAGTACTTCGAGGAACCCGATGTGGCTGAGTTTGTGTTGCCGAGCCAGGGCTGCTCGTTCGGGGAGCGTGTCGGTGAGCGCGCCGAGTTTGAGGGCCTTGAGCAGTCGGACGAGGTCTGTGCCGACCGGTTCGGTGGTGGCTGGGGTGCGAGTGGTGGTCATGAGTGTCCTTCCGTGGATGCGGAGCCGGCGTCTACGACGGTCAGTGATGGTGTTGTGGTGGAACGGAATTCGGATGGGTCACGAGAGAATCGCGTCGATGCCTGTCCGACCGCTGCCGGTAAGGACGGTGCTGTCTTTTCGGTGGCCCGCTCCAACATGGACGCGATCTTGGTGACCGAGACGACATCGAGATCCAACGACAGTGAGCAGGCCTGTTCGACCCGCTCGGCTCCGTAACGTCTCACCAACCCTTGCAGCCGGTAGACACTACGAATCCGCGTCCAGGGCAGTGGGTCATCGAGGATCCGTTCGGCGTAGATCCCGATGTTGCGGCCATGGCCGTTGCAGGTTCTGATCAGTGAGGTGACATCGCGTAATGCGTAGTCGGACTTGTGTTCGGGGAGGTCGGCGCGGTCGGTACTGCGCCCACCTGCAGGTTGGCGGGGATGGATCTTCACCAGGGTGCCGCGGTGATAGAACTTGACCAGCTCGGTGTCGGCCCGGACCGACAGTGTCGAGCCGATCCACTGCTGCGGCAACGAATACAGTGCCCGCCCGATCTCCGCGTGGAAGTCGCGGTGGACTTTGACGTCCTTGAAGATCGGCACGTCGTACTCCGGCGGCACCGGAAGCAGTACCGGCAGTTCGGAGTCCTC is part of the Rhodococcus sp. SBT000017 genome and harbors:
- a CDS encoding F510_1955 family glycosylhydrolase is translated as MSISLSRILLPSLIAALSLVGCSAPAATDGAADPAVVDFTSSLAHVHGLHVNADGTVLAGSHTGLFAIGSSGNLTRVGSSDDDFMGLSGVPATDTLFTSGHPGESSTAANPLGLRSSNDGGMSWSDRSLEGQVDFHALAADGRILVGFDGSTGLLVSADSGSTWTPGAAAPAASLAITSSGVWAVTPDGLQHSTDTARTFSPVLDAPNLVLLAGAGDALWGIDTDGYAWRSRNGADWQKRSATGSVEALTAVDYDTAYAASPQALYTLT
- the istB gene encoding IS21-like element helper ATPase IstB — its product is MTTTRTPATTEPVGTDLVRLLKALKLGALTDTLPERAALARQHKLSHIGFLEVLLSDEVNRRDSRSATLRSTKAGLDPAMAFEDWNTHDDLRYDRTLLGDLTSLRFLDAHQSAIILGPVGVGKTHLATALGHMAIRRRHSVLFARSDKLFTRLRAARLDNTVDAEIRRLTAIEVLIIDDFALRPLDATETSDFYELIVERHRKKTTIVTSNREPAEWLTMTADTLLAQSAIDRLTSTAHTLVIEGPSYRQRTRPGTVDATTDNEHPQ